The following are from one region of the Quercus robur chromosome 1, dhQueRobu3.1, whole genome shotgun sequence genome:
- the LOC126720010 gene encoding uncharacterized protein LOC126720010: MNDQAKMMSQKPPQIPMMAQQPPPPPQILSQPPLIAQSQALSQSQMMMMKSQPNPQQPLPMLNPNLNRSFNIGNSNKVWSQQQQVSKVNYATAANSLKPSSKLGRSNWKGKNVNGDKRKDFKPAVSGGPSNIGGGIVGAGGYKPPALHELQSQNRLKARKFYQKKKFNNTNNNNNGNIGKNNRFAPYAPRNTTSFIIRAKKAGGIADLVSPCPVTPAVLPTPIFSPSREILGDMAKEEWGVDGYGSMKGLIRLRSPGHEHELVEEEEDENGGSSESDVEEHVEVERRLDHDLSRFEMIYPNYSGVEYNNVLENRVDDQDSHIAQLEEENLTLKERLFLMEREMGDLRRRLQFLERQSHVVAEDVNEEVVENGSENDSEGGLDAPATAMLGCENNGEYGSGSRGRRNVDENDGASDNECVGDVCMGEFLREEKVGEERDGLVVKEVIAEKNESKGEEIVKDNVVMDEEMRTEAKNEEGRSEFVTNEVNAAREDEITERKEFVQDGGIAGKDVSMNEELGNVCSEKSIGDGD; the protein is encoded by the coding sequence ATGAACGATCAGGCTAAAATGATGAGTCAAAAGCCTCCGCAGATTCCGATGATGGCTCAACAGCCTCCGCCTCCGCCGCAGATTCTCAGCCAGCCGCCGTTGATCGCTCAGTCACAGGCGTTGAGCCAGTcgcagatgatgatgatgaagagcCAGCCGAATCCACAACAGCCACTTCCGATGCTGAACCCGAACCTGAACCGTAGTTTCAACATCGGCAATAGCAACAAGGTGTGGTCTCAGCAGCAACAAGTTTCGAAGGTGAACTACGCTACAGCGGCGAACTCGTTGAAACCGTCATCGAAGCTCGGACGGAGCAATTGGAAGGGAAAGAACGTCAACGGCGATAAGCGCAAAGACTTTAAACCAGCGGTGAGTGGTGGTCCCAGTAATATTGGTGGTGGAATAGTCGGAGCCGGAGGTTATAAGCCACCGGCTCTTCACGAATTGCAGTCTCAGAATAGGTTAAAAGCTCGAAAATTTTACCAGAAGAAGAAATTCAATAacactaataataataacaatggCAATATTGGTAAGAACAATAGGTTTGCGCCTTATGCGCCGAGGAACACCACTTCGTTTATAattagggctaagaaggctggTGGGATAGCTGATTTGGTGTCGCCGTGTCCGGTTACTCCGGCGGTTCTGCCGACGCCGATATTCTCGCCTTCGAGGGAGATTTTGGGGGATATGGCGAAGGAGGAGTGGGGTGTGGATGGTTATGGGTCGATGAAAGGGTTGATTAGGCTGCGTTCGCCAGGTCACGAGCATGAgttggtggaggaggaggaagatgaGAATGGTGGGTCGAGTGAGAGTGATGTGGAGGAGCATGTGGAGGTGGAGAGGAGGTTGGACCATGATTTGAGCCGGTTTGAGATGATTTACCCGAATTACAGTGGGGTTGAGTATAATAATGTGTTGGAGAATAGGGTGGATGATCAGGATTCGCATATTGCGCAGTTGGAGGAGGAGAATTTGACGTTGAAGGAGAGGTTGTTTTTGATGGAGAGGGAGATGGGGGACTTAAGGAGGAGGTTGCAGTTTCTGGAGAGGCAGAGCCATGTGGTGGCAGAGGATGTGAATGAGGAAGTGGTGGAGAATGGGTCTGAGAATGATAGTGAAGGCGGGTTGGATGCCCCGGCCACGGCTATGCTGGGTTGCGAGAATAATGGGGAATATGGGTCGGGGAGTAGAGGGAGAAGGAATGTTGATGAGAACGATGGTGCTTCTGATAATGAGTGTGTTGGAGATGTTTGTATGGGGGAGTTTTTACGGGAAGAAAAGGTTGGAGAGGAAAGAGATGGACTTGTAGTAAAAGAAGTGATTGCAGAGAAAAATGAGTCCAAGGGTGAAGAAATCGTGAAGGACAATGTGGTAATGGATGAGGAAATGAGGACTGAGGCCAAGAATGAAGAAGGAAGGAGCGAATTTGTAACAAATGAAGTGAATGCGGCAAGGGAAGATGAGATCACAGAAAGGAAAGAGTTTGTACAAGATGGTGGGATTGCAGGGAAGGACGTGTCTATGAATGAGGAACTGGGGAATGTGTGCTCAGAGAAAAGCATTGGCGACGGTGACTGA